Proteins from one Athene noctua chromosome 20, bAthNoc1.hap1.1, whole genome shotgun sequence genomic window:
- the SURF4 gene encoding surfeit locus protein 4 codes for MGQNDIMSTAEDFADQFLRVTKQYLPHVARLCLISTFLEDGIRMWFQWSEQRDYIDGTWNCGYFLASIFVFINLFGQLSGCILVLSRNFVQYACFGLFGIIALQTIAYSILWDLKFLMRNLALGGGLLLLLAESRSEGKSMFAGVPTMRESSPKQYMQLGGRVLLVLMFMTLLHFDMNFFSILQNIVGTALIILVAIGFKTKLAALTLVIWLFGINIYFNAFWTVPAYKPMHDFLKYDFFQTMSVIGGLLLVVALGPGGVSMDEKKKEW; via the exons atGGGGCAGAACGATATCATGAGCACCGCCGAGGACTTCGCGGATCAG TTCCTGCGGGTGACGAAGCAGTACCTTCCCCACGTGGCTCGCCTCTGCCTGATCAGCACCTTCCTGGAGGATGGCATCCGCATGTGGTTCCAGTGGAGCGAACAGAGGGATTACATTGATGGCACGTGGAACTGTGGCTATTTCCTGGCCTCCATCTTTGTGTTCATAAATCTCTTCGGACAGCTGA GCGGCTGTATCCTGGTGCTGAGTAGGAACTTTGTGCAATATGCCTGCTTTGGACTGTTTGGAATTATAGCATTACAG ACTATTGCATACAGCATTTTATGGGACCTGAAATTCTTGATGAG GAACCTTGCCCTTGGGGGaggcttgctgctgcttttggcagAGTCACGCTCAGAGGGGAAGAGCATGTTCGCAGGTGTCCCCACCATGCGGGAAAGCTCTCCTAAGCAGTACATGCAGCTGGGGGGCCGTGTGCTGCTGGTCCTCATGTTCATGACACTGCTACATTTTGATATGAACTTCTTTTCT atTCTGCAGAACATTGTGGGCACAGCCCTGATTATCTTGGTGGCAATTGGCTTCAAGACTAAGCTGGCTGCCTTGACTCTAGTCATCTGGCTGTTTGGCATCAACATCTACTTCAATGCCTTCTGGACCGTCCCAGCCTACAAGCCCATGCACGACTTCCTCAAATACGATTTCTTCCAGACCATGTCTGTAATTGGAGGGCTCCTGCTTGTGGTTGCACTGGGTCCTGGTGGAGTCTCCatggatgagaagaaaaaagagtGGTAA
- the STKLD1 gene encoding serine/threonine kinase-like domain-containing protein STKLD1: protein MEKYEVLEQLEPGALGTMLVAELKTEKGAEKKYVIKQVECIEEKKANEALKEAMNLLKLHHSNVCVYKEIFVTWDNEISSLFVCLVMQHSGQRDLSSVIEEKRQKSEKITDMVVVKFLGQMVDALLCIHRQNIFHRNLKPSNILVTGEASFMLSDFSTETLMTDEMKWKIRVEESSKAWMAPEAVGFSFTEKSDIWSLGCILLDMMTCFVLNAEEITSLLQDIRQDTSCLEGVLTPMQNGDNSSSPLFPILFGMLQIQPSMRPTAKDLTDTPFIRECLSIAGVSLVNLEKSVPPKITDVLLEGGIESVLEYMRAFWDVEEVQAEAIQQLASFVRDKSALPYLLTFTELITSAMKTHVDSLKIHVDGCSLLLEILSQALEQDVVMALDENVASSLLDTMRKHSENEELLSLVCTLLMMISASEVAAENLRKVGVIPDLLSVLRHFLHNERICFSCCGILWSLAVSEKNIDRVLLKSAVPATSAVLQEHLQNGTVTESACSALWALSLQGCLTENEYEPTTALLLDALRMNLGRPVLVKNACLALASLLRLSEISALRFITDSKGSGINLIKDAYHLHFDDPGVVENICLLLNEMVQYDDVVLDMLCQKMEDLLSEIKCCFPSNMEIMTLVDATLLKLQKKNFL from the exons ATGGAGAAATACGAG GTGCTGGAACAGCTCGAGCCTGGAGCCCTGGGCACTATGCTGGTGGCTGaattgaaaacagaaaagggtGCAGAGAAGAAATATGTAATAAAGCAG GTTGAATGCattgaagaaaagaaagcaaatgaggCCTTGAAGGAG GCAATGAATTTGCTAAAACTCCATCATTCCAACGTCTGTGTTTACAAGGAAATTTTTGTGACTTGGGATAATGAG ATATCATCTCTGTTTGTTTGTCTGGTAATGCAGCACTCAGGCCAAAGAGATCTTTCATCTGTAATCgaggaaaaaaggcagaagtCAGAAAAAATAACAGACATG GTAGTTGTGAAGTTCCTGGGACAGATGGTGGATGCTTTGTTGTGTATacacagacaaaatattttccacag AAATCTCAAGCCATCAAACATACTTGTGACTGGTGAAGCATCCTTCATGCTTAGCGACTTCAGTACAGAAACACTTATGACAGATgagatgaaatggaaaataagagTGGAAGAAA GCAGCAAGGCTTGGATGGCTCCAGAAGCAGTGGGTTTTTCTTTTACTGAGAAGTCTGACATCTGGTCTCTAGGTTGTATTCTACTTGACATGATGACCTGCTTTGTTCTCAAT GCCGAGGAGATAACTTCATTACTGCAGGATATTAGACAGGATACCAGCTGTCTTGAGGGAGTTCTGACACCAATGCAAAATGGAGATAACAGCTCTTCGCCtttatttccaattttatttGGGATGCTACAGATTCAGCCCAGCATGAGGCCCACAGCAAA GGATCTGACTGATACTCCATTTATTAGGGAATGCCTGAGTATTGCTGGTGTCTCTTTAGTAAATCTGGAAAAGTCTGTGCCTCCCAAAATAACAGATGTGCTCCTTGAAGGAGGAATCGAAAGTGTTCTAG AATACATGCGGGCTTTCTGGGATGTAGAAGAAGTACAGGCTGAAGCCATTCAGCAGCTTGCCAGCTTTGTAAGAGATAAAAGTG CCTTGCCCTATCTGCTAACGTTCACAGAATTGATCACTTCAGCCATGAAGACTCACGTAGATTCTCTCAAGATACACGTAGATGGTTGCAGTTTATTGCTTGAAATTCTTAGTCAAG CTCTAGAACAGGATGTGGTGATGGCCCTGGATGAGAATGTGGCCAGCTCTCTGTTAGACACCATGAGGAAACACTCAGAAAATGAAGAGTTACTTTCATTGGTCTGCACGTTATTGATGATGATTTCAGCCAGTG aagTTGCTGCAGAGAATCTAAGGAAAGTTGGAGTAATTCCAGACCTTCTGTCAGTTTTAAGACATTTTCTTCATAATGAACGTATCTGCTTCTCTTGCTGTGGAATTCTCTGGAGCTTGGCTGTGAGTG AGAAAAACATAGACCGGGTGTTGCTGAAAAGTGCTGTCCCTGCTACCTCTGCAGTCCTGCAAGAGCACCTCCAGAATGGAACAGTCACAGAGTCTGCTTGCTCAGCTCTATGGGCATTGTCACTCCAAG gtTGCTTAACTGAAAATGAGTATGAGCCCACAACAGCACTTCTGCTGGATGCGCTCAGGATGAATCTAGGAAGACCAGTGCTGGTGAAGAATGCCTGCTTGGCATTAGCAAGCCTTCTAAGGCTATCTG AAATATCAGCTTTGAGATTTATAACGGATTCCAAAGGCAGTGGAATAAACCTGATCAAAGATGCCTACCACCTTCACTTCGATGATCCAGGAGTGGTAGAAAATATCTGTCTGCTGCTGAACGAGATGGTTCAGTATG ATGATGTTGTGCTGGATATGCTGTGCCAGAAAATGGAAGATCTGCTGtctgaaataaaatgctgttttccatCTAACATG GAGATAATGACTCTTGTGGATGCAACGCTTTtgaaactgcagaagaaaaactttttgtAG
- the SURF2 gene encoding surfeit locus protein 2, with the protein MAGPGPAGGVAMAEAAEEERLFLRQHPLLSLAEPGKVRCRLTGHEMPCRLSVLQAYTNGKKYQRLIKTAREFDYGKFEPHIVPSTKNLHQLFCKLTLRHINKFPEHVLRHVQGKRYQKALKTYEECQKEGVEYVPACLRQKQQRTQHPDDQMNGSRQPYRKEEFWEPKSSDEDGEETDDSMSDLYPPALFPEKSPAAPQTTKGSDDFATDSEDDGAKQNGAVNGEDGGRTGVSRAVGNKRGKKQSGPLKKKFKSHHRKPKNFKKAANGK; encoded by the exons atggcggggccggggcccgccgGCGGCGTGGCCATGGCTGAGGCGGCCGAGGAGGAGCGGCTCTTCCTGCGGCAGCACCCGCTCCTCAGCCTCGCGGAGCCGGGCAAG GTGAGATGCAGGCTGACAGGCCACGAGATGCCATGTCGGCTGTCGGTGCTGCAGGCTTATACTAATGGCAAGAAGTATCAGCGGCTCATAAAGACAGCCAGAGAGTTCGACTATGGCAAGTTTGAGCCCCATATAGTGCCCAGCACAAAGAACCT ACACCAGCTGTTCTGCAAGCTGACTCTCAGACACATCAACAAGTTTCCAGAGCACGTGCTGCGTCACGTCCAAGGGAAGCGCTATCAGAAGGCCCTAAAAACAT ATGAGGAGTGCCAGAAGGAAGGAGTGGAGTATGTACCTGCCTGCTTGCGACAGAAGCAGCAGCGGACGCAGCACCCCGATGACCAGATGAACGGGAGCAGGCAGCCTTACAGAAAAGAGGAATTCTGGGAGCCAAAGTCCAGCGATGAGGATGGAGAGGAGACAGACGACAGCATGAGTGACCTGTACCCAC CTGCGCTCTTCCCAGAAAAAAGCCCAGCAGCTCCACAAACCACAAAGGGCAGCGATGACTTTGCAACAGACAGCGAGGACGACGGAGCAAAGCAGAACGGCGCCGTGAACGGGGAGGACGGTGGAAGAACGGGTGTCAGCAGAGCAGTTGGCAACAAAAGGGGAAAG aaacagTCAGGccctttaaagaagaaattcaagAGTCATCATCGAAAACCCAAGAACTTCAAGAAAGCAGCCAATGGCAAATAA